The Sphingopyxis sp. BE259 nucleotide sequence GCCGGTGGACAGCCTGCGTCAGTTCCTCGATCTCGGCGGCGCTTCTTTCGCGTTCGGTGTCGAGTTCGACCAGTTCGTCGGCGGCGACCAAGTTCACCGGCCCCAGCCGTTCGCGGTCGCCGATCAGCCGGTCGTGCTGCGCCGATTCGGCTCCGGCATCACGGACGCTCTCGCCGTCGAACCCGGCCTTTTGCGGCAGCAGCGGCGGTGGACATTCGAAGCGTTCGCCCGACAGGCGGCCCATTTCGATCCGCCTGAGCTCGGCATTTTCGGAGCGCGCGATCGCCCCGGCGCGGGTTTCGCGTGCCGCGGCGACGCGCTCGCGAATGGCATTCAGCGCGGTTTCGGCTTCGCGCAGCGCCGCCTCGGCGGCGCGCTCCTGTGCTTCGGCCGCGGTGACCTTGTCGCGTAGTGCCGCCTGCTGCGCTTCCGCCTCGCCGCGCTGTTCGGCGAGTTTGGCGGGGACGTCGGCGAGCTTGGCGGCCTCTGCGGCCAGCGTGTCGGCGCGCTTGTCCATCTCGGTGACGCGGCGTGCGGCCTCGCCCGCGCGGGCTTTCCAGCTTTTGATTTCGGCGCTCACGACCGCTTGCCGCTCGCTGAGCCCCGCGAGCGCGCGTTCGTGCGCGGTGAGGGCGTCGCGGGCGCTGTTGGCGTCGCTTCGCGCCCGCTCGGCCACCTGCTCCTCGGCGTCGAGCGCGGCGCGGGCGATGCTGTCGTCGGGAAGCGCGGTGAGCGCGGCTTCCTGCGTTGCCAGCGCCTCGGCCGCTTCCCTAGCCGCGTCGGCGATTTCGGCGAGGCGGCGGTCGAACAGCGACGCAGCGTCGCGGTGCCGATCGAGCGCGGCCTGCGCTTGATCGGCGGCGCGCAGCGCGGTGCGGCGCGTCTCGTCGGCCTGCGCCAGGGCTTTGCGCGCGGTGGCGGCGGCCTCGGTCAGGTCGGCGGCTCTGGCGGCAGCAACGTCGCGGCGGTCGCGCAGTTCCTGCACCCCCAGTTCGACCTGCGGGCGCTGCGCCGCCAGTGCGTCGACTCGGTTCTGGCGTTGCAGGCGCTCGGTCGCGGTGGCGCCATCGCCGCGTGCGACAAAGCCGTCCCAGCGGCGCATGATCCCATCGGTGGTGACCAGCCGCTGGCCGACCCGAAGTGGCTGTCCGCTATCGGTATCGGCGACGGCAACCTGGGCCAAACGGCGGGCAAGGGCAGCGGGTGCCGTGACAAATGCGGCGAGTGGCTGGGAGCTTTCGGGTAACGTGGGGTCGTCCGATAGCAGCTCAGCGCCGCCCCAGCTTCGCGCGGCATCCGCATCGGTCCCGGCGTCGAGATCGTCACCCAGCGCGGCAGCAAGCGCGGCTTCATAACCCGGCGCGACGCGCAGCCGATCGAGGATGCGGTCGTCGTCGCGGCGTCCCGCGGCCAGCGCGCGTTCGAGCGTCGCCGCCTCGCCATCCAGCGCCGCCAGCGCGGTACGCGCTTCGGCAAGCCCCGCTTCGGCCCCGGCGAGTTCGGCGGCGGTCGCTTCACGATCCGCCTCGGCATTTTGCAGCGCGGTTTCGGCGGCGGCGATGGCGGTTTCGGCGGCTTCGGTTGCCTGCAAGCTCTCGCTGTGGGTCGCCGCCAGCGCAGCGCTGTCGCCCAGTGCGGCGATGTCGGCATCGACGCGCGCTTTGTCGCTGGCGATGCGCCGCACGGCCGCCGCGGCGCTGTCGAGCGCCGACACTGCGATCCGCCGGTCCGCGGCTTCGCTGGCAGCTTTGGCCCGCGCCTGTGCCAGCGCAACTTCGGCGTCGCGCAGCCGGGCTTGCGCGGCGAGATTGGCTTCGGCGAGTGCCGCCTTGCCCGTGTCATGCCCGGCGATGTCGTGCGTCAGCGTCTTGCTCTCGGCGTCGAGTGCGGTCAGCGCGCCATGCGCCTCGCGCGCGAGTTCGCCTTCGTGCGCGCGGTCGTCGGCAATGCGCCGCTGCTGCGCCGCCAGATCTTCGAGGCGTTGACGCGCGGCGCGCTCCTCGCCCTGCAGGCGGACCTGCGTTGCAGTCGCCTCGGCCAGTGCGTCGCGCTGCGCCTGCGCGTCGTGCCGCGCAGTGGCGACCCGCGTCGCGACCTCGGTCTGGGCGGCGGAGACGGTTTCCAGCTCGTGCTGCGCCGTCTTGACCGCCGCCTCGGCGGCATCGCTGTCGCGGCGCGCCTGATCGGCGGCGGCAGCAGCATCGCGCCAGCGCGCATAGATCAGCCGTGCCTCGGCAATTCGGATGTCGTCGCTCAGCTTCTTGTATTTCTCGGCGGCGCGCGCCTGCCGCCGCAGCGCATTGGCGCGCACTTCCATGTCGGCGGTGATTTCGGACAGCCGGGTCAGGTTGGTTTCGGTCGCGCGCAATTTCTGTTCGGCGTCCTTGCGGCGGACATGCAGTCCGGCAATCCCGGCGGCTTCTTCCAGCATCGCACGGCGGTCGGTTGGCTTGGCTGCGATGACGTTGGCGATCTTGCCCTGGCTGACCAGCGCCGGGCTGTGCGCGCCGGTCGCGGCGTCGGCAAAGATCAGCGCGACGTCCTTGGCGCGGACATCGCGGCCGTTGGCGCGGTAAGCGCTGCCTGCGCCGCGTTCGATCCGCCGGATCACCTCCAGATCGTCGCCGTCCTCGCCGTCCGACAAGCCCGCGACGAGCGCGCCCTCGGTATCGCAATGCAGCGCGACCTCGGCAAAGTCGCGCGCCGGGCGCGACGCGGTCCCGGCAAAGATGACATCCTCCATGCCGCCGCCGCGCATCGATTTGGGGCTGGATTCGCCCATCACCCAACGGATCGCCTCAAGCAGGTTCGACTTGCCGCAGCCATTGGGTCCGACGACGCCGGTTAGTCCGGGCTCGATGCGCAGTTCGGTGGGTTCGACGAAGGATTTGAAACCGGTCAGGCGCAGGCGTTTTATCTGCACAGGGCCACCCCGTGCAGGTTATCGAATCGCGGATGTTGCAACGCTGCTGTCACATATCCCCCTGCCAGCCGTCATGCCGCGCGGGCGGGGGAGTCGCAAGGCCTCTCATTCCATCGCCCCCGCCTTCGCGGGGGCGACGGTCTTTCCCTCAACCGACGGTCAGCGGGCGCCCATCGTGCGCAGGCGGTCGCGCAGCGGGCCCCAGCCGTTAATGCCTTCGGCAACCTGACCGTTGATGACGAAGGATGGCGTGCTGTTGATTTGATGTTTCTCGACCGCGTTATTGGTGCCCTTTTCGATCGCCGAGACATTGTCGACCTTGCTCAGGCACGCCTGGATCGTCGCGGCGGGAACGCCGCGCTGCTGGTAGAATTGATCGATGCCCCAGCCTTTGGCGAGCGCGGTGAACCGTTGTTCGGGGGGCAGCTGCATCGCCGCCTCGATCCCCGGCTGCGGCTTTTGCGCCCCGGCGATGAACGCTTCATGTTCCAGGAAGGTCGCATCGGCGAGTGGGAAGAAGCGGTCGGGGCCGGTGCATTTGACGATCGCCCCGGCGATGGCATCGACCGGATGCAGCATGAACGGGGTCAGCTTGTAGGAAACGCGGCCGGTATCGACGAAATCGCGCTTCAGCTCTTCGTGCGAATCCTTGGTGAACTGGGCGCAGTGGCCGCAGGTGAAGGCACCGAATTCCTCGAGTTTGATCGGCGCATCGGGATTGCCCATCACGACGCCATCGCCGTCGATGCTGACGACCTGTGACCAGCTTTTGCCCGCGGGCGCGGCAACCTTGGCCACGGCGGCCTGTTCCTTGGCCGGGTCGTCGGCGCCGCCGCCGCAACCAGCGAGCGCGAGCGCGCCAAGCGAAGACAAAAGGGCGATACGAAGCGATGCGGTCATGGTGCGATATTCTCCGAAAAATCAAGTTTGGGGGGGCTTTTACGATCCCTTGATCGCTTGGTCGAGTTTCGATTTGAGAGGGAGCCACGCGGTGACCGCCGCGTTGCGGCCGTTGATGAAAAAGCTGGGGGTGCCCGCGACGCGGTCGGCACCCCGGGCGATGTTGGTCATGCCGGTCAGCTCGGCCTGCGCCACCTCGCTGTCGAGCGCGGCGTCGAGCTGTGCCTGGGTGTAGCCGCGCGCGCGCATCAGCGCGGCGAGCCCGGTATCGGCGGCGATCTTGCGCGCGCGCTCGCCCGTCGTGCCCTCGAACCAGCTGGTCTTTTGGGCGTCGCTGGCCTTCGTCACCTTGGCCATCCAGGTTGGGAACGCCAGGAAGATCGCTTGATGATTGCGCGCGAACGCAGTCGCGCCGCCGCAGCGCGCGAGCAGCGCCGCGGTCATGTCGACCGGGTCGCGCACCAGGTTGCGATACTCGAACAACACCAGCCCGCGGTCGATATATTGGGTCTTGAGCGGCGCTGCCCCCAGCTTCGCAAAATCGGCGCAGACGTGGCAGGTGTAGCTGAAATATTCGACCAGCCGGACCTTGGCTGCGGGGTTGCCGACGACATGGGCGCCGATCGGACTGGTGGTCACGGTCGCCGACCATGGTTTGGGTTTTGCAGGCGTTGCGGCGATCAGGGTCAGCGCGGCACTCGACAGCGCCAGCACCGCGGTGCGGCGATCAAGAATGGGGTCGTCAAAAGCGGACATGGTCGGCAGGGCTTTCTTCAACTGATCCGGGGCAGTTTGGGCGCGGCGGCCAGTCCCGACGCCATGCGTTCGAGCACGGTACGCAGTTCCGGGTCGCCGATATCGCGCAAACTGTCGCCCAGTTCCGCGGGTATGGGTTTCAGCATTGCCGCGGGCTGAACGGGCGCTGCGGGGGTAACATGGCCGTGGGTCATGCGGACCTGGGCCACGGCGGCATAGCCGAAGAAGCGGTTCACCGCGGCGATGATATCGGGGGTGACGTGTTGGAGCATCGGGGCGTGCGCGCCGCTGATCGTCAGGTGCAACGTGCCGCCCGCCTTGGCGCCGACCGGAAAGCGGATCATCGCGGGCTGGGTCACGTCGGCCAGCCGGTCGCCGACGATCTCGCGCCAGCGGCTGACCACCGAGCTTTGGATGAAGCCGAATTTGCGAAAGGCGGCGCGGCCGATTTCGGGGACAAGGTCGGAGATGGCGCGCGCTTCGCCGCCGCGCGGGCGTTCATAGGCGCGCACCGGCGCTTTGGCGGGCTGTTTGGCCGCACCCTTCGCCTTGGCCTTTTTGGCCCGGCCATCCTCGCCAGCGTCTTTCGTCATCCCGGGTGCCATGCCATAGGCGGGGGGTGAGCGTCCAGACTTCCGACAGCGTTGGCGACATCGCAAGCGACTTCGCCGCGCGTCTGCTGATATGGTACGACAGCGCCGCCCGAGTGCTGCCGTGGCGGATCGCGCCGGGCAGCGACGCGGTGCCGGATCCCTATCGAATCTGGCTGGCCGAGGTGATGTTGCAACAGACGACGGTTGCGGCGGTCGCAGGCTATTTTGCGCGGTTTACCCAGCGCTGGCCGACGGTTGCCGATCTGGCGGCGGCGGACGACGCCGATGTGATGGCCGCCTGGGCCGGGCTGGGCTATTATGCCCGCGCGCGCAACTTGCTCGCCTGCGCGCGGGCCGTGGTCGCGAATCTCGGCGGACGCTTTCCCGATAGCGAGGCGGCTTTGCGCGCGCTGCCCGGCATCGGCGACTATACTGCGGCGTCGGTGGCGGCGATCGCCTTTGGCCGCCCGGCGGCGGTCATCGACGCCAATGTCGAACGGGTGATCGCGCGCCACCGCCTGATCGAAACTCCGCTGCCACTCGCAAAGCGCGAAATTCGGAATGTTTTGACACCGCTGGTGCCGCAGGATCGACCAGGCGATTTTGCACAGGCGCTGATGGATCTCGGTGCGACGATCTGTACCCCGCGCGCCCCTACCTGCATGATCTGCCCGCTAGCCGCAGACTGCCGCGCGCGCGGTCGGCCCGACATCGCACGCCTGCCGGTCAAGCCGCCAAAGAAAGCCAAGCCGCATCGGCATGGGGTGGCGCACTGGATCGAACGCGATGCGCGGATCTGGCTGGTTCGACGTCCCGACAAGGGGATGCTGGGCGGGATGCGCGCACTGCCCGGCGGCGACTGGAGTGAGGCGCCTCCCACCGAGTCGGGCATCGCTCAGGTCGATCATGGTTTTACCCATTTCGACCTGACGCTGCATTTGGTGCGCCGCGAAGCACCTCCCGAAACCGACGATGCCGCAGCGGAAGGCAGATGGTGGCCGATCTCGGACCTTGACGCGGCGGGACTGCCGACGCTCTATCGCAAGCTGGTGGGTAAGATGCTGGAGAAAAACGCATGAACATGATGGTTTCGCGCCGGACGCTGCTCGGCGGACTGGCGCTGGGCGGCGGCGCTGCGCTGCTGCCACGCGCCGCCTTCGCGTTCAAGGAAAGCGGCGCACAACTTTATCCCGCGACCCATGCCTTCATCAAAGGTTTCGTCGACCGCCGCGAACTGGCCGGTGCGCTCGCCGCGATCGGCAAGGGACAGGACGCGGCCGAATTTTTCGGCGCCGGGGTGCAGTCGAACGATTCGCCGACGCCGGTCGGTCCCGACACGCTGTGGCGTCTCTATTCGATGACCAAGCCGGTCACCGGGATCGCCGCGATGCTGCTGATCGAAGACGGCAAGATGAAACTCGACCAGCCGATCGCCGATTTCCTGCCCGCTTTTGCCAAAATGCAGGTGCAGAATACGCCCGATGGGTCGATCACCGACCTGCGCCCGGCGAAAACGCCGATCACGGTGCGCCACCTGCTCACCCACACCGCCGGGCTTGGCTATAACATCATGCAAAAGGGTCCGATCAAAAAGGCCTATGACGACGCCGGCATCGTCGGCGGTCAGGCCAGCCGGTTGCCGATTCCGGGTTTCGCGGCGGTCACCGCCGCACCCAGCCTGGCGGTAATGGCCGACCGGCTGGCAGCACTGCCGCTGGTTTATGAGCCGGGGACCAAATGGAGCTATTCGATCAGCCTCGATTTGCTGGGCCGGGTGATCGAAGTCGTTTCGGGGCAGCCGTTCGATGCGTTCCTGAAAGCGCGGCTGTTCGATCCGCTGGGCATGACGAGCACCGGCTTCATGGTTGCGGCGAAGGATGTCGGGCGCTTTACCACCAACTATGCGCCCTATGGCGGAGCGCTGATCCCCTTCGATCCGGCGACCAGCTCGATCTATCTCGACCCGCCACCCTATCCGTTCGGCGGCGGCGGGCTGGTGTCGAGCGCGCGCGATTACGACCGCTTCCTTGCGATGCTGCTTGGCGAAGGCGCCACCGGCGGCAAACGGGTGATGAAGGTCGAGACGGCCCGGCTGGCGATGTCGAACCTGCTGACCGACAGCATCGACCGCAAGGGGACGTTCGTCGATGGCGAGGGTTTTGGTGCGGGCGGCCGCGTGTCGTTGCCGACGTCGCGGGGCGGCGAAGGTATTTTCGGTTGGGCGGGCGCCGCGGGCACGATCGGCTTCGTCCACCGCGGTCTCGGCTATCGCGCCGCGGGCTATGCGCAATATATGCCCTCGAACGCGCTGCCGTTTCAGGAAAAGTTCGGCGAGACCTTTTTCAAGGATGTCATCGCCTGATGCCCCTGCCGCTGGGCTTTACCGGAGCGTGGCTCGACCGTGCCGATCATCTGCGTAACGATGCCGCAGGCTTCGCCGCCGCGGTTGCCGACCCCCGCGCGCGGTGTCTGGCGCTCGACGGGATCGATTTTGTGCCCGGAGAGAGCGGCGGGTTGTTGTGGGAGATGCTCGATCCCGCCGACGACCGCGCGCTGCTGCTGCTCGGCCTCGACGAGGCCGGGCTCCCGCATTTCGTTCGCGAAGCGGCGGCCGGAGTGCGGATCGACGCGCGTTCGCGGACGGTGATGCGGTTGCTGCCGCTTCTCTCTGGAGAAGAGGCGGCGCTTTATGGCGGCGCGCGCAGCTTGGTCGACTGGCACGCGCGGCATCGTTTCTGTGCGGTGTGCGGGGCGCCGACCGGCGTGTTCCGCGCCGGTTGGGGGCGGCGCTGCGGCGGCTGCAACGCCGAACATTTCCCGCGGGTCGATCCCGTCGTCATCATGCTCGCCGAATGCGACGGACGAGTGCTGGTCGGGCGGCAGGGCGGCTTTCCGCCGGGCTTTTTCTCGGCGCTGGCGGGGTTCGTCGAACCCGGCGAATCGCTGGAGGAAGCGGTAGCGCGCGAATTGTTCGAGGAAGCGGGCATCCGCGTGGCGGACGTGAGCTATGTGGCGAGCCAGCCATGGCCATTTCCGTCATCGCTGATGATCGGGTGCCGCGCGGTCACGACTGATCCGGCGTTGACCCTCGATACCACCGAGATCGAGGCGGCGATGTGGGTCGACAAGGCCGAAGTGCGCGCCGCGCTGGCGGGCGACATGGGCGCGCCGTTCATGGCGCCGCCGCCACTGGCGATCGCGCGCTATTTGCTGGAGGATTGGGCGGGCTGAGATTCGGGCGGCTCGACAAATAAGGCCGTTCGCCCTGAGGAGCCATTGAGCTTGTCGAAATGGCGTCTCGAAGGGTCCCAAGGCCGTGCCAAAGTCCTTCGAGACGGGCCTTCGCTCGGCTCAGTCCCTCCTCAGGACGAACGGTTGCAGTATCAGAATATCATTAAATCCGCCGCCCGGTAATCCGGCTGATTTCCTTGGCAACCATTGCTTCGACCAGCGGGGGCAGGTTGGCGTCGAGCCAGTCTTTCAACATCGGGCGGAGCGCGTCGAGCACGACGTCTTCCATGGTCCGACCGGCGACGGCGGGCGCCGCAACGGTTGCAGCGGCCACTGCGGGCGTGATCGCCGCGGTCAGCGCGTCGAGCGACTGGCGCGCCGCATCGGCACTGGCTTCGGAAACCAGTTCTTCGGTTTCGGCTGCGGGCTGCGGGCCATCATCATCTTCTTCGTCGTGCAGGTCGAGAATGTCTTCGGCAACCGCGGGCGTGATTTCGCGCGCTGCGCCGGGGGCTTCGTCGCGCGCGATCACGCGCCTGATCGACGACAAAATGTCTTCCATTGATGGTTCCCGCGACATGTCGCCCATAACCAACCCCCTAAACCATCGCGATTACCGGATGGTTAACCATCCCCTTACCGATTTGGGGCTGGCTTTGCCAAGCATTATTGTCGCGGCGGGGCGGGCGGACCAACGGGCACATTGGCGGTTGCCGCGGGGATCGCGCGCGTATCAGTCGCCTGCTGCTGCGGCGCTGGATCGTCGGCCCAGTCCCAGATCTGGCCGCGCACGCGCTTGTAATTGACCTCGGGATCATAGAGCGCGCCGCCCTCGATCCCCAGATCGCGGGCTTCGGCCTTGCCCATCGCGGCGAGCACCGAGAAGGCAGCGACGTAGCTGTTGCGCTGCGCCGATACCAGCTGGACCTGGGTGTTCAGATATTCCTGTTCGGCGTTCAAGATGTCGAGGATCGACCGGGTGCCGACGCTGTTTTCGGCGCGCACGCCCTCCAGCGACAGGCCGTTGGCGCTCACCGCCTGCTGCGTCGCCGCGATGATCTGTTCGTTCGCCTGCCACGCGGCATAGGCGCCGCGGGTCTGGGCAATGACACTGCGTTCGACCTCGACGTAATTTTCGATCGCCTGGCTGGTGCGCGACTGCGCTTGCCGGACCTGCGCCGACGGACGGCCGCCCTGAAAGATCGGGATCGTCAGCGACAGTCCGGCCGAGGCGCTTTTCGTGGTGTTTTCCGACGTCGGGTCGTTCACCGAATTCAGGTTGTTGTTATAGCCGCCGCTGGTTGTCGCCGACAATTTGGGCAGTCGCCCGGCGCGCGCGACGCCGATGTCGGCGCGACTGGCGTTGACCGACTGATTCGCGGCCTCGATGTCGGGGTTGCTGGTCAGCGCGATCGCGACCGCCTCGTCGGGCGAGGCGGGCAGGTTCGGCAACTGCGGTGGCTGTTCCAGATCGACCGGCGCGTCGCCGACCAGCCGCACATAGGATTCGCGGCTGGCGATCAAATTCGCCTCGGCGGTCCGCAGATCGCCCTCGGCCAGCGCGAGCCGCGCCTGCGACTGGGCGACGTCGGTACGGGTCAGATCGCCGATCTCGAACCGGTCGCTCGACGCCTGCAAATTGGTCCGCAGCACCGCGACATTCTTCTGGTTCAGCTGGACGATAGCCTGATCGCGGATGACATCCATATAGGCACCGACGGTCTGCGCAAAAATGCTCGCTTCGGTCGCGCGCAGATCGGCCTGTCCGGCTTCGACGCGAAATTTGGCGGCCTTCACCGCGTTGCGCACCGCGCCGCCCTGATAGATCGGCACCGACACCTGGCCGCCGACACTGACAAAGCGTTTGGGCGAGAAAAAGCTGTTGCCGGGCAGGACCAGATTTTCCTGATAGTCGACCCCGACCCCGATGCTCGGCAGCCCGCCCGATTTCTGGATCGGCACATTCTCGTCGTTGGCGCGCTGTCCGGCGCGCGCCGCGGTCAACGTCGGGTTGTTTTCATACGCCTTCGCCAATGCATCCTGCAGCGTTTCAGCGTGCGCCGCGGGCGATAACGTCAGCGCGCCGACCGCCAGGCCAGCGAGCCAGCGGGCGCGGGGGAGAGGCCGTTTCTTATCGGTGTCGAGCATCATCATGTCAGCCTGAAACAAGGAGGGGAGTGGCTTTTTAGAAGGTGAAGCCCGCCGGGGCGGTAAAGCCGGGCAGCGGCGCGGCGTCCATGTCGGCAAAGCTGCGCAGCGGCACCGCGCCGCCAGCCTTGACCCCGTGGACCAGCCGCGTCACCGCGCCTTCGCGGCGCGCCGCGACCAGGCGGCCGCCCTCGACCAGTTGCGCCGCGAGCGCGTCGGGCAGCACCTCGATCGCGCCTTCGATGACGATCCGGTCGAACGGCGCGGCGTCGGGTGCCCCGGCGTTCAGCGGTCCGGCGACCCAGCGGATGGCGGGGTCGGTGGTCGTTGCCTGCGCCATCGCCATCAGCTCGGCCTGTTCCTCGACCGCGTGGACTTCGGCGCCAAGCCGCGACAGCAGTGCGGCCATATAGCCGGTCGCGCTGCCGATCAGCAGCACGCGCTGGCCGGGGCGGATCGCCGCGGCAACCAGCATCCGGCCGGTGACCAGCGGCGCATTCAGCGCGCGGCCATGGCCTAGCGCGATCGCCCGGTCCATATAGGCCACGCTCGCCAGATGGGCGGGAACATACGCCTCGCGCGGCACCGCCGCCATCGCGCCAACCACCGCTGCGTCGATCACGTCGTTGGTGCGCAGCTGGCTGTCGATCATGGCAGAGCGCATGTCCGCCGCGGTGATTTCGCTAAACTTCGTCGCCATCAGCCTTTTCCGATTCCCTGGGACCACAACCTGTGCGGGGCAGCTCTAGCCCAACCTGCGCTGTATTGCAATGGTAATACAGCCTCTGCCCGCATAGACGCGCATAGCGGGCAACGCCGGTGCCGCCAACCCCGCATCAAGGCGCGGGACGGGGGTGCGGGCGAATCCTTGACAAGGCGGCGAAACCCCCTCACTAGCGGCGCCGTCCAACACCCGGCCCATCCTCTAAGGATGCGGCAATTTGGCATGAGGCCCGATGGCGGAGTGGTGACGCAGCGGATTGCAAATCCGTGCACGCCGGTTCGATTCCGGCTCGGGCCTCCAACAATACCATATTATCACGTAAAATTAACGGCTTAACGCCGTTCCATGTCTAACCGTGGGGTCAAGGTTAGACATCAGATGCCTTTCAGCTTCGGGCGATGGTCCTTTGCGCGGTCGCGCAGCATCTGTTTTTCCCACTTCGACAAGCGCGCGATGGCGGCGTCGGCCATGCGTTTCTGGTTCGCTGCGGCGGCCATGCCGGTCGCCTCTATCTCTTCTGGTCGATCCAGGCCAAGGTGTTCGCTCCCGGCATCGCCGCCCCGACCGGGCTTTACGGCGCCGTCGCCGATCCGATCGAAGGACCCTTGGATGCTGCTGAACGGACATCGCCTGGTCTTTGCCAATCCGGTCCGCGAACCGTTTCAGGCCTGTAGCTGGTGGGTGCTCCCCGACCTGTCGGTCGCCAGCTTCGTCGATTATTGGGGCACAAATGACGCTAACCGCCGTGACAAACCCGAAGGGCGGCACCATTTTGGTGGCACCTTCGCGCCGTTCCTGCACCTGCGGATCGATGGCGGCGCGGCTACCCTGACCGGATGCACAACATGACCGAATTATTGGCTGGAATCGAGATCGGCGGAACCAAAACGATCGTCGTTCGCGGCCGCCCCGGCGGCATCCGCGACCGGGACGAGTTTCCGACCCGATCACCGCACGAAACGATCAGCCGTGCGGCCGAGCTGGTCGCACGCTGGCACGCCGACGCACCGCTCGCCGCGATCGGTATCGCGTCGTTCGGGCCAGTTCGCGTCGATCCGGTGGCGCCGGATTATGGAGCCATTCTGACCACGCCCAAACCCGGCTGGAGCAACGCGCCGCTGCTGCAATTGATGCACCAGCATGTCGCGCTGCCCGTCGCGGTCGATACCGATGTCAACGGCGCCGCGCTGGCTGAACAGCATATGGGGGCCGCCAGAGGCTGCGACAATGTGGTGTATGTCACGATCGGCACCGGTGTCGGCGCGGGGGTGCTGGTCAATGGCCAGCCGATTCACGGCGCCATGCACCCGGAGACGGGGCATCTGAAGCTGCGCCGCGACCCTGCCGACCGGTTTGCCGGTTACTGCCCTTTTCACGGCGACTGCATCGAAGGATTGCTGAGCGGCCCGGCCCTTGCGGCGCGGTTTAATCGGCATCCGGGCGAGGTCGGTCCGGACGAGCCGGCATGGCGTCCGGTCATCGCCGACCTTGCCGAATTTTTCGCCACGCTCCTGCTCGCCTATTCGCCGCAACGCATTGTC carries:
- a CDS encoding DUF2497 domain-containing protein; this translates as MGDMSREPSMEDILSSIRRVIARDEAPGAAREITPAVAEDILDLHDEEDDDGPQPAAETEELVSEASADAARQSLDALTAAITPAVAAATVAAPAVAGRTMEDVVLDALRPMLKDWLDANLPPLVEAMVAKEISRITGRRI
- a CDS encoding TolC family outer membrane protein, with the translated sequence MLDTDKKRPLPRARWLAGLAVGALTLSPAAHAETLQDALAKAYENNPTLTAARAGQRANDENVPIQKSGGLPSIGVGVDYQENLVLPGNSFFSPKRFVSVGGQVSVPIYQGGAVRNAVKAAKFRVEAGQADLRATEASIFAQTVGAYMDVIRDQAIVQLNQKNVAVLRTNLQASSDRFEIGDLTRTDVAQSQARLALAEGDLRTAEANLIASRESYVRLVGDAPVDLEQPPQLPNLPASPDEAVAIALTSNPDIEAANQSVNASRADIGVARAGRLPKLSATTSGGYNNNLNSVNDPTSENTTKSASAGLSLTIPIFQGGRPSAQVRQAQSRTSQAIENYVEVERSVIAQTRGAYAAWQANEQIIAATQQAVSANGLSLEGVRAENSVGTRSILDILNAEQEYLNTQVQLVSAQRNSYVAAFSVLAAMGKAEARDLGIEGGALYDPEVNYKRVRGQIWDWADDPAPQQQATDTRAIPAATANVPVGPPAPPRQ
- a CDS encoding protein-L-isoaspartate O-methyltransferase, translating into MATKFSEITAADMRSAMIDSQLRTNDVIDAAVVGAMAAVPREAYVPAHLASVAYMDRAIALGHGRALNAPLVTGRMLVAAAIRPGQRVLLIGSATGYMAALLSRLGAEVHAVEEQAELMAMAQATTTDPAIRWVAGPLNAGAPDAAPFDRIVIEGAIEVLPDALAAQLVEGGRLVAARREGAVTRLVHGVKAGGAVPLRSFADMDAAPLPGFTAPAGFTF
- a CDS encoding ROK family protein; amino-acid sequence: MTELLAGIEIGGTKTIVVRGRPGGIRDRDEFPTRSPHETISRAAELVARWHADAPLAAIGIASFGPVRVDPVAPDYGAILTTPKPGWSNAPLLQLMHQHVALPVAVDTDVNGAALAEQHMGAARGCDNVVYVTIGTGVGAGVLVNGQPIHGAMHPETGHLKLRRDPADRFAGYCPFHGDCIEGLLSGPALAARFNRHPGEVGPDEPAWRPVIADLAEFFATLLLAYSPQRIVVGGGVALKQAWLLAAARSEVAPRLGNYLCDFDAAKLNATIVPALLGDNAGPNGALILAQNAAAKP